A single Scleropages formosus chromosome 4, fSclFor1.1, whole genome shotgun sequence DNA region contains:
- the LOC108929441 gene encoding olfactory receptor 2AT4-like produces MEQNFTFNRPIGFFIMGLQSLPDSKYYFVFLAFVYIGTLVGNMFLMVIIWQSETLHTPKYMVVFSLSIVDVSHSTALVPKCINQFLFDSRFVTYDLCLAQMFFVHFFYVTESYSLVIMAFERLVSICFPLQSSTIITNTRMFGIIVFSWVLAFAILVAALVLITHLSFCKPVPTVMSYFCDHGPVFQIACSDNSPNLKMAVFFLCAVIYVPLGFILMSYVFIILAVSRITSLDGRWKTFKTCSVHLILVAIFFIPVLVIYIMAWIYVKVDGNTRIFNTSLSAVLPPLLNPIIYTLKTEEVLEQIRKFLRKRSVKPLW; encoded by the coding sequence ATGGAACAGAACTTCACATTTAATCGGCCAATTGGCTTTTTCATCATGGGACTTCAGTCTTTGCCAGActctaaatattattttgttttcctggcttttGTTTACATCGGAACTCTTGTGGGGAACATGTTCTTAATGGTGATCATATGGCAGTCAGAAACTCTTCACACCCCGAAGTACATGGTGGTGTTCAGCTTGTCCATTGTGGATGTGAGCCACAGCACTGCCCTCGTTCCAAAATGCATCAATCAGTTCCTTTTTGACTCAAGATTTGTGACATATGACTTATGCTTGGCTCAGATGttctttgttcactttttttatgtCACTGAATCCTACTCACTGGTCATCATGGCTTTTGAGAGGTTGGTCTCCATTTGCTTCCCCCTACAGAGCAGCACGATCATCACCAACACACGCATGTTTGGCATCATAGTTTTCAGCTGGGTCCTGGCCTTTGCAATTCTTGTAGCTGCATTAGTGTTGATCACTCACCTGTCATTTTGCAAGCCAGTTCCCACAGTGATGAGCTACTTTTGTGACCATGGCCCAGTTTTCCAGATTGCTTGCAGTGACAACAGCCCCAACTTGAAAAtggcagttttctttttatgtgcTGTAATTTATGTGCCACTAGGCTTCATCCTGATGTCATATGTTTTCATAATTCTTGCTGTCTCCCGAATCACATCTTTAGATGGAAgatggaaaacattcaaaaccTGCTCCGTGCACCTGATTTTGGTGGCGATATTTTTCATTCCCGTTTTAGTGATTTATATCATGGCATGGATTTATGTAAAGGTTGATGGTAACACTCGAATCTTTAATACTTCTTTGTCAGCAGTACTACCACCTCTTCTCAACCCTATTATTTACACACTTAAAACAGAGGAGGTGTTGGAGCAAATCAGAAAGTTTCTCAGAAAACGTTCGGTCAAACCATTGTGGTGA